A genomic region of Candidatus Rokuibacteriota bacterium contains the following coding sequences:
- a CDS encoding 2-oxoacid:acceptor oxidoreductase subunit alpha, which yields MSDDGARARRVLLLGNEACAEGAIAAGVRFYAGYPITPATEIFERFAYRLPGLGGVCVQMEDECGSMHALLGAAAAGQRVATATSGPGFTLVQEGIASLASAELPAIVINVQRIGPSTGSIYGAQMDVMQAQWGFNANHASIVLAPASVSDCFWVTVRAVELAERLRMPVIVMSEMHVGLMRQVMELPDYDTIRVEGRLRPTCSPSEYRTYHCDHLEDVPPLADIGTGYRNVFQVTTHGPEGIGGGGMVWDYKEADWHVRHLAAKVLHRGREIEWVESFQTDDADTVIVAYGSCVYAAVAAMEEARRRGRRVGVLKLVSLWPFPEEALRTHTRNAETVLVPELNLGQMVREVERTLGPRGVVVQPVNRVDSYPMCPEDILTALDAPVGRAR from the coding sequence ATGTCTGACGACGGCGCTCGCGCGAGACGCGTCCTGCTGCTCGGCAACGAGGCGTGCGCGGAGGGCGCGATCGCCGCTGGCGTGCGCTTCTACGCCGGCTATCCGATCACGCCGGCCACCGAGATCTTCGAGCGGTTCGCCTACCGGCTGCCCGGGCTCGGCGGCGTCTGCGTCCAGATGGAGGACGAGTGCGGCAGCATGCACGCGTTGCTCGGCGCGGCGGCCGCCGGCCAGCGCGTCGCCACCGCGACCTCGGGCCCGGGTTTCACCCTGGTGCAGGAAGGCATCGCGTCGCTCGCCTCGGCCGAGCTTCCCGCCATCGTCATCAATGTGCAGCGAATCGGGCCGTCCACCGGCTCGATCTACGGCGCCCAGATGGACGTGATGCAGGCGCAGTGGGGCTTCAACGCCAATCACGCGTCGATCGTCCTCGCGCCCGCGTCCGTCAGCGACTGTTTCTGGGTGACCGTGCGCGCTGTCGAACTGGCCGAGCGGCTCCGCATGCCGGTCATAGTGATGTCGGAGATGCACGTCGGGCTCATGCGCCAGGTGATGGAGCTTCCCGACTACGACACGATCCGCGTCGAGGGACGTCTCCGACCGACGTGTAGCCCGTCCGAGTACCGAACCTATCATTGCGACCACCTCGAGGACGTCCCGCCGCTCGCCGACATCGGCACCGGATACCGCAACGTGTTCCAGGTGACCACGCACGGGCCGGAGGGGATCGGCGGCGGAGGGATGGTATGGGACTACAAGGAGGCTGACTGGCACGTCCGCCATCTCGCCGCCAAGGTCCTCCATCGGGGGCGGGAGATCGAGTGGGTCGAGAGTTTCCAGACCGACGACGCCGACACCGTCATCGTCGCGTACGGGAGCTGCGTCTATGCCGCGGTGGCGGCGATGGAGGAGGCCCGCCGCAGGGGGCGCCGCGTGGGCGTGCTGAAGCTCGTTTCGCTCTGGCCGTTCCCCGAGGAGGCGCTGCGGACGCACACGCGGAACGCCGAAACGGTGCTGGTGCCGGAGCTGAACCTCGGTCAGATGGTGCGGGAGGTGGAGCGGACCCTTGGGCCCCGCGGCGTCGTGGTGCAACCGGTCAACCGCGTGGACTCCTATCCCATGTGCCCGGAAGACATTCTCACGGCGCTCGACGCGCCGGTTGGGAGGGCTCGGTGA